A DNA window from Haloactinospora alba contains the following coding sequences:
- a CDS encoding sarcosine oxidase subunit beta family protein, with protein sequence MTTPLWRSREPKSSYDVIVVGAGGHGLATAYYLAREHGITDVAVLERGWLAGGNMARNTTIIRSNYLWGASAGIYEHALRLWEGLEEDLGQSVLFSQRGVLNLAHTTHDERESVRRVNANRLNGIDAEWLTPEEVKKLVPIIDISPELRYPVLGATFQPRAGVAKHDYVAWALASGADRLGVHLVENCEVTGFTRNGDTITGVETTRGPISAGRVALSAAGHTSVLTETLGLRLPVQSHPLQALVSEVMEPVIDTVVMSNTVHVYVHQADKGELVLGAGIDAYNGYSQRGSPATIENQVAAAVALYPVFGHAHTLRTWGGVVDVSPDASPIIGLTPFNGLYLNCGWGTGGFKATPGAGHVFADTIANDRPHPLAEPYSLDRFRTGALVDEHGAAAVAH encoded by the coding sequence ATGACAACCCCGCTGTGGAGATCACGCGAACCCAAGAGCAGCTACGACGTGATCGTCGTCGGTGCCGGCGGGCACGGACTGGCGACCGCCTACTACCTTGCCCGCGAACACGGCATCACCGACGTCGCCGTTCTGGAACGCGGCTGGTTGGCGGGCGGAAACATGGCCCGCAACACCACCATCATCCGTTCCAACTACCTGTGGGGCGCCAGCGCCGGTATCTACGAGCACGCACTGCGGCTCTGGGAGGGACTGGAGGAGGACCTCGGACAGAGCGTGCTGTTCAGTCAGCGCGGTGTGCTCAACCTCGCGCACACGACCCATGACGAGCGGGAGTCCGTACGCCGGGTCAACGCCAACCGCCTGAACGGCATCGACGCGGAGTGGCTCACCCCGGAGGAGGTCAAGAAACTCGTCCCGATCATCGACATCAGTCCCGAACTGCGCTACCCGGTCCTGGGCGCGACCTTCCAGCCCCGGGCCGGCGTCGCCAAACACGACTACGTCGCCTGGGCGCTGGCCAGCGGTGCCGACCGGCTGGGAGTGCACCTGGTGGAGAACTGCGAGGTCACCGGGTTCACCCGCAACGGGGACACCATCACCGGGGTGGAGACCACCCGCGGCCCGATCTCCGCCGGCAGAGTGGCGCTGTCCGCCGCGGGCCACACCTCCGTCCTCACCGAGACGCTGGGGCTGCGCCTGCCCGTGCAGAGCCACCCGTTGCAGGCCCTGGTGTCCGAGGTCATGGAACCGGTGATCGACACCGTCGTCATGTCCAACACGGTGCACGTCTACGTGCACCAGGCGGACAAGGGAGAACTCGTGCTGGGCGCGGGTATCGACGCCTACAACGGCTACAGCCAGCGCGGCTCCCCGGCCACCATCGAGAACCAGGTCGCCGCCGCCGTCGCGCTCTACCCCGTCTTCGGACACGCGCACACCCTGCGCACGTGGGGCGGAGTCGTGGACGTATCCCCCGACGCCTCACCGATCATCGGCCTGACCCCGTTCAACGGTCTCTACCTCAACTGCGGTTGGGGAACCGGAGGCTTCAAAGCCACCCCCGGTGCCGGCCACGTGTTCGCCGACACCATCGCGAACGACCGGCCGCACCCGCTCGCCGAGCCGTACTCACTCGACCGGTTCCGCACCGGGGCACTGGTTGACGAACACGGAGCGGCCGCCGTCGCGCACTGA
- a CDS encoding FAD-dependent oxidoreductase: MTGRRITTDNSAHTDTETVPVVVNGQELTGRDGEPLSATLLANGVAAVGSGTYTGRPRGVVGIGLEEPNAYVRVDSSPGDSMTQATRVETHAGLRAAGLAGYARLPEDRDAAPGDRMWAHCDVLVVGGGPAGIAAAMAAARAGSRVVLAEDGPRLGGDLVGSQRSVDGLTAGQWTEAARTDLESEPEVRILTRTTVTGHYYHGDVTALQRRDHTHRLWHIRAARVVLATGALERPVAFDGNDRPGTMLAGAAARYARRHGVLAGENAVVLSCHDEALWSAVELHDAGAALVAVADARPAPGAVPVEALHERGVAVRTSSGVTRTTADAEGRVDGAAVAPIDAGGEATGAEEELACDLVAVSGGYDSAIALATHIGGQARWDPAAAGVLPETLPAGVHCVGAARGTREVQAAVDEGRKAGQAAARGSEEEVLGTPVSSGDTPPAALWTVRGPETDPARVFVDMQRDATLADIRSALAAGMFSIEHVKRHTTIGTGPDQGRTSGVLTSGIVAQETGRTVREVGGTTARPPYVPVPFTAMAGLDRGELLVPARRTPMHEWHVSHGAVFEDVGQWRRARYYPRGTEDMRSAVLRECAATRESVGVLDASTLGKIMVEGRDAGAFLDRIYTGNFSTLRTGKCRYGVMCTADGIVLDDGVAVRLGESSFMATTTTGNAETVLSWMEEWLQTEWPHMCVHVTHVTDHWATISVVGPRSRDVVAQLAPDLDVSAEGFEFMTVREAHVLGVPARILRVSFTGELTFEINVPAWYGQAVWEAVMAAGAPYGITPYGTETMHVLRAEKGFIVVGHETDGNVTPVDAGLGWAVSKRKDFIGKRSLWRPDLARDDREQLVGLLPEDTGHVLAEGAQLVDTPPATPVTRERPHPPQGRVTSSYASAAMERSFALGLLRGGRDRHGERVYAVHLDQTEPVLVTDPVFYDKEGSRRDG; this comes from the coding sequence ATGACGGGACGGCGCATCACCACGGACAACAGCGCTCACACGGACACCGAGACCGTTCCGGTCGTCGTCAACGGTCAGGAGCTGACCGGCCGGGACGGCGAACCGCTCTCCGCCACACTCCTGGCCAACGGCGTCGCCGCCGTGGGAAGCGGAACCTACACGGGACGGCCGCGCGGCGTCGTCGGGATCGGCCTCGAGGAACCCAACGCCTACGTTCGGGTGGACTCGTCCCCCGGCGACTCCATGACCCAGGCAACCCGGGTGGAGACACACGCGGGGCTGCGTGCGGCCGGCCTGGCCGGATACGCGCGGCTACCCGAGGACCGGGACGCCGCACCGGGCGACAGGATGTGGGCGCACTGCGACGTGCTCGTCGTGGGAGGCGGGCCCGCCGGGATCGCGGCCGCCATGGCCGCGGCACGTGCCGGGAGCCGTGTCGTCCTCGCCGAGGACGGGCCGCGGCTGGGGGGCGACCTCGTCGGAAGCCAGCGGAGCGTGGACGGGCTGACGGCGGGGCAGTGGACCGAGGCCGCACGCACCGACCTGGAGAGCGAACCCGAGGTACGCATCCTCACCCGCACCACCGTCACCGGCCATTACTACCACGGCGACGTGACCGCGCTGCAGCGCCGCGACCACACGCACCGCCTGTGGCACATCCGGGCGGCACGCGTCGTCCTGGCGACCGGCGCCCTGGAACGGCCCGTCGCTTTCGACGGAAACGACCGGCCGGGAACGATGCTCGCCGGAGCCGCCGCCCGTTACGCGCGCCGGCACGGAGTGCTGGCGGGGGAGAACGCCGTCGTCCTCTCCTGCCACGACGAGGCGTTGTGGTCGGCGGTGGAACTGCACGACGCCGGCGCGGCACTCGTGGCCGTGGCCGACGCGCGCCCCGCGCCGGGCGCTGTCCCGGTGGAGGCGCTGCACGAGCGCGGGGTCGCGGTCCGCACCTCGAGCGGCGTCACCCGCACCACCGCCGACGCCGAGGGTCGGGTGGACGGGGCCGCTGTCGCCCCGATCGACGCCGGGGGAGAGGCCACCGGCGCTGAGGAGGAGCTCGCCTGCGACCTGGTCGCGGTGTCCGGCGGGTACGACTCCGCGATCGCCCTGGCGACCCATATCGGGGGTCAGGCGCGTTGGGACCCCGCCGCTGCCGGGGTTCTGCCCGAGACCCTGCCCGCAGGGGTCCACTGCGTGGGAGCGGCACGCGGTACCCGCGAGGTCCAGGCGGCTGTGGACGAGGGACGCAAAGCCGGCCAGGCCGCGGCGCGGGGCAGTGAGGAGGAGGTCCTCGGAACACCTGTCAGCAGTGGAGACACCCCGCCGGCCGCGTTGTGGACCGTGCGGGGGCCGGAGACCGACCCGGCCCGGGTGTTCGTGGACATGCAGCGCGACGCCACGCTGGCGGACATCCGTTCGGCCCTCGCGGCAGGGATGTTCTCCATCGAGCACGTCAAACGGCACACCACCATCGGCACCGGCCCCGACCAGGGGCGGACCTCGGGAGTGCTCACGTCCGGAATCGTGGCCCAGGAGACGGGACGCACGGTACGGGAAGTGGGAGGGACGACCGCGCGCCCGCCGTACGTTCCGGTCCCGTTCACCGCCATGGCCGGGCTGGACCGCGGGGAACTGCTGGTCCCCGCCCGACGCACCCCCATGCACGAGTGGCACGTCTCCCACGGAGCCGTGTTCGAGGACGTGGGCCAGTGGCGACGGGCACGGTACTACCCGCGCGGCACCGAGGACATGCGCTCCGCCGTCCTGCGGGAGTGCGCCGCCACCCGGGAAAGCGTGGGAGTGCTGGACGCGTCCACACTCGGCAAGATCATGGTGGAGGGACGCGACGCCGGGGCGTTCCTGGACCGGATCTACACCGGGAACTTCTCCACGCTGCGTACCGGAAAGTGCCGCTACGGCGTCATGTGCACGGCCGACGGGATCGTGCTGGACGACGGGGTAGCGGTCCGGCTGGGTGAGTCCAGCTTCATGGCGACCACCACCACCGGCAACGCCGAGACGGTGCTGTCCTGGATGGAGGAGTGGCTGCAGACGGAGTGGCCGCACATGTGCGTGCACGTCACGCACGTCACCGACCATTGGGCCACCATCAGCGTGGTCGGCCCCCGCTCCCGGGACGTCGTCGCCCAGCTCGCCCCCGACCTGGACGTGTCCGCCGAGGGGTTCGAGTTCATGACCGTGCGGGAGGCCCACGTGCTGGGGGTTCCGGCCCGGATACTGCGAGTCAGCTTCACCGGAGAGCTCACGTTCGAGATCAACGTCCCAGCGTGGTACGGGCAGGCGGTGTGGGAGGCCGTCATGGCCGCGGGGGCGCCCTACGGCATCACCCCCTACGGCACCGAGACCATGCACGTGCTGCGCGCGGAGAAGGGGTTCATCGTCGTCGGGCACGAGACCGACGGCAACGTCACCCCGGTGGACGCCGGTCTGGGATGGGCCGTCTCCAAACGCAAGGACTTCATCGGCAAACGCTCGCTGTGGCGCCCGGACCTCGCGCGTGACGACCGGGAGCAACTGGTCGGGCTGCTTCCCGAGGACACGGGGCACGTGCTCGCGGAGGGGGCGCAGCTGGTGGACA
- a CDS encoding sarcosine oxidase subunit delta, whose translation MLLIPCPWCGERDESEFCYGGQARVSYPPDPWELDDAEWAEFLFVRDNPKGWFAERWVHTSGCRRWCDVLRDTATNRVAGSSRPGGALPEVAV comes from the coding sequence ATGCTACTCATTCCGTGCCCATGGTGCGGAGAGCGGGACGAGAGCGAGTTCTGCTACGGAGGGCAGGCCCGCGTGAGCTATCCGCCCGACCCGTGGGAACTGGACGACGCTGAGTGGGCCGAGTTCCTGTTCGTCCGGGACAACCCGAAGGGATGGTTCGCGGAACGGTGGGTGCACACCTCCGGGTGCCGGCGCTGGTGCGACGTGCTCCGTGACACCGCCACCAACCGCGTCGCCGGCTCCTCCCGCCCCGGGGGCGCCCTCCCGGAGGTGGCCGTATGA
- a CDS encoding GcvT family protein, translated as MPAPRPASQSVPRVVVIGAGIVGCALADELTARGYTDVTVVDQGDMFTTGGSSSHAPGLVFQTSGAKAMSDFASYTVSKYSSLRADGRPCFNTVGGLELAATPERLDELYRRANWARSWGLRARVIDPHECAQAHPLVEADRVLGGLYTPDDGLANSVGAAQAQGEAAVARGARFLARHEVLDIETTGGRVTAVNTDQGDVPADLVVCCAGIWGPRITRMVGMTLPLTPLAHQFGWTGAVPALAGAGPGEARHPILRYQERDLYYREHGDTIGVGYYGHRPMPIDPDAIGTPETTPDRPMPSMLQFTPEDFEEAWSDSVGLLPALAESKIEEGFNGLFSFTPDNMPLVGESPDVSGFWVAEAVWITHSAGVARATAERIVDGTSTFDTHGCDLNRFQPHQLAPSYVMERDCQNFVEVYDAIHPQQPIEEPRPLRLAPFHVRQDELGAFYLEASGWERPHWYEANADLVDGRNIPEPGPWAARYWSPIIGAEAQITRERVAMYDMSSLMRAEVTGPGAEAFLDRMTTGRAARVPGFVAYCLLLDPDGHLRGDITVARVSQNHYQLGVNSQIDVDWLQRHVPEDGSVQVRDVTSQTTCIGVWGPLARDLVQPLTDHDLSNEGLRYFRCARMYIGEVPVLALRVSYVGELGWELYTTPDMGLRLWDTLWRAGQPLGVIAAGRGAFNSLRLEKGYRAFGGDMTDEHDPYEAGVSFALRWNKGDYIGRAALEGRDPQDVERRLCCLTFPDAADTVMGGEPVYLPGGDTAVGYVTSAGYGYTLGTGIAYAWVPDQHSAPGTDLEIAYFDRRFTATVASDPLFDPEMTRLKV; from the coding sequence ATGCCTGCTCCTCGTCCCGCGTCCCAGTCAGTCCCGAGAGTCGTCGTGATCGGTGCGGGGATCGTCGGCTGCGCTCTCGCCGACGAGCTCACCGCCCGCGGATACACCGACGTCACAGTGGTCGACCAGGGGGACATGTTCACGACGGGCGGCTCCTCGTCGCACGCCCCCGGTCTCGTGTTCCAGACCAGCGGCGCCAAGGCCATGTCCGACTTCGCCAGTTACACCGTGAGCAAGTACTCCTCGCTGCGCGCGGACGGTCGCCCCTGCTTCAACACGGTCGGGGGACTGGAGCTGGCAGCCACACCCGAGCGCCTCGACGAGCTGTACCGCCGCGCCAACTGGGCGCGCTCCTGGGGACTGCGGGCCCGAGTGATCGACCCCCACGAGTGCGCACAGGCGCATCCCCTGGTGGAGGCCGACCGGGTCCTCGGCGGCCTGTACACCCCCGATGACGGACTGGCCAACTCGGTGGGAGCCGCGCAGGCCCAGGGCGAGGCGGCGGTGGCACGCGGGGCGCGCTTCCTGGCGCGGCACGAGGTGCTCGACATCGAGACCACCGGCGGCCGGGTCACCGCGGTCAACACCGACCAGGGGGACGTACCGGCCGACCTCGTGGTCTGCTGCGCCGGTATCTGGGGTCCGCGCATCACGCGCATGGTGGGGATGACCCTCCCCCTGACCCCGCTCGCGCACCAGTTCGGCTGGACCGGGGCTGTTCCGGCCCTCGCGGGGGCGGGACCGGGCGAAGCCCGCCACCCGATCCTGCGCTACCAGGAACGGGACCTGTACTACCGGGAACACGGCGACACCATCGGAGTGGGCTACTACGGGCACCGCCCCATGCCGATCGACCCCGACGCCATCGGAACCCCGGAGACCACCCCGGACCGTCCGATGCCCTCCATGCTGCAGTTCACCCCGGAGGATTTCGAGGAGGCGTGGAGCGACAGTGTCGGACTGCTGCCGGCACTGGCCGAGTCCAAGATCGAGGAGGGCTTCAACGGGCTGTTCTCGTTCACACCGGACAACATGCCACTGGTGGGAGAGTCCCCCGACGTCTCCGGATTCTGGGTGGCCGAGGCCGTGTGGATCACCCACTCGGCGGGAGTGGCACGCGCCACGGCGGAGCGGATCGTCGACGGAACCTCGACGTTCGACACGCACGGGTGCGACCTCAACCGTTTCCAGCCGCACCAGCTCGCGCCCAGCTACGTGATGGAGCGCGACTGCCAGAACTTCGTCGAGGTCTACGACGCGATCCACCCACAGCAGCCGATCGAGGAACCGCGCCCGTTGCGGCTCGCGCCGTTCCACGTCCGCCAGGACGAACTGGGCGCCTTCTACCTGGAGGCCTCCGGGTGGGAACGTCCGCACTGGTACGAAGCCAACGCCGACCTGGTCGACGGCCGGAACATACCCGAGCCCGGACCGTGGGCCGCGCGCTACTGGTCCCCGATCATCGGCGCCGAGGCGCAGATAACCCGGGAGCGCGTAGCGATGTACGACATGTCCTCGTTGATGCGGGCCGAGGTGACCGGCCCCGGGGCCGAAGCGTTCCTCGACCGTATGACCACCGGGCGCGCCGCCCGCGTTCCCGGCTTCGTCGCCTACTGCCTGCTCCTCGACCCCGACGGGCACCTGCGGGGGGACATCACCGTCGCCCGCGTGAGCCAGAACCACTACCAGCTGGGGGTGAACAGCCAGATCGACGTCGACTGGCTGCAGCGCCACGTGCCCGAGGACGGCAGCGTCCAGGTCCGGGACGTCACCAGCCAGACCACCTGCATCGGCGTCTGGGGGCCGCTCGCCCGTGACCTGGTGCAGCCGCTGACGGACCACGACCTTTCCAACGAGGGGTTGCGCTACTTCCGCTGCGCGCGGATGTACATCGGAGAGGTCCCGGTGCTGGCACTGCGCGTCTCCTACGTCGGGGAGCTCGGCTGGGAGCTCTACACGACCCCCGACATGGGGCTGCGGCTGTGGGACACCCTGTGGCGGGCCGGCCAGCCGCTGGGCGTGATCGCGGCGGGGCGGGGCGCTTTCAACAGCCTGCGGCTGGAGAAGGGCTACCGGGCGTTCGGCGGCGACATGACCGACGAGCACGACCCCTACGAGGCGGGGGTCAGCTTCGCCCTGCGCTGGAACAAGGGCGACTACATCGGCCGGGCGGCGCTGGAGGGCCGCGACCCGCAGGACGTCGAGCGCCGACTGTGCTGCCTGACGTTCCCCGACGCCGCGGACACGGTCATGGGCGGCGAGCCCGTGTACCTCCCCGGCGGCGACACCGCGGTCGGCTACGTCACCAGCGCGGGCTACGGCTACACCCTCGGCACCGGGATCGCCTACGCCTGGGTGCCCGACCAGCACAGCGCGCCCGGAACCGACCTGGAGATCGCCTACTTCGACCGGCGCTTTACCGCGACCGTGGCGAGCGATCCCCTGTTCGACCCGGAGATGACACGGCTGAAAGTGTGA